In Bradyrhizobium sp. 170, the DNA window GCGCTGATCGGCTTCTGCGGCGCGCCGTGGACGGTCGCAACCTACATGGTTGCGGGACAAGGCACGCCGGATCAGGCGCCGGCGCGAATGATGGCCTATCGCCATCCCGAAGCGTTCGCTGAAATCATCGACGTGCTGGTCGAGAACTCGATCCAGTATCTGCTCGGCCAACTCGAGGCCGGCGCGGACGCGTTGCAGATATTCGACACGTGGGCCGGCGTACTGCCGCCGCGCGAGTTCGAGCGCTGGTCGATTGAGCCTGCGAAACGCATCGTCGCGGGCGTGCGCGCGAAAGCGCCTGACGCGAAAATCATCGGCTTTCCGCGCGGTGCCAGCGCCATGCTGCCGGCCTATGTGGAAGCGACCGGCGTCAATGCCGTCAGCATCGACTGGGCGGCCGAGCCTTCCATGATCCGCGAGCGCGTGCAAAGCCGCGTCGCGGTTCAGGGAAATCTCGATCCGCTGGCGCTGATCGCGGGCGGTGCGGCGCTGGACCGCGCCGTCGACGACGTGCTGGCGAACTACGCAGCTGGACGGCTGATCTTCAACCTCGGCCACGGCATCCAGCCGGAAACCCCGATCGCCCATGTCGAGCAGATGCTGAAGCGGGTGCGGGGGTATAAGGGGTGACGTCTGACACCGTCGTCATGCCCGCGAAGGCGGGCATCCAGTAATCGCCGGCCGCAGTTTGAATCGAGATGTCACGGCGTACTGGATCATCCGCCTTCGCGGATGATGACAACGGTATTTGCCGCGGGCGGCGTGCCTTACCGCGCATCCTCCAGGATCATATCGGACGCCTTCTCCGCGATCATGATGGTCGGCGCGTTGGTATTGCCCGACATCAGGTCCGGCATAACAGACGCATCGACCACGCGCAGGCCTTCGATGCCGCGCACGCGCAAGCGCTGGTCGACGACGGCGAGCGCATCGCTGCCCATGCGACAGGTCGAGGTCGGGTGATAGACCGTGCTGCCGGTGCGGCGGCAGAAATCCAGCAACTCGTCGTCGCTCTGCACCTTCGGACCGGGATCGACCTCCGCGACTGCGTAGGCCTTCAGCGCGGGTGCTGCGAGAATCTTGCGCAGGATGCGGATGCCGTCGATGAAGGCGCGGCGATCGGTTTCTGTTGCGAGATAGTTGATGCGGATTTCCGGCGGCACGGAAGCATCGGCGCTCTTGATGCGCAGCGAGCCGCGGCTTTCGGGGCGCAACTGGCAGACCGATGCGGTGAACCCGGAAAGCGCGTGAAGCTTCTCGCCCATCTTGTCCGTCGAGAACGGCAGGAAGTGAATCTGAATATCGGGCGAGGCCAGCCGCGGACTGGTCTTGAAGAACGCGCCCGAAGTTCCGGCGGCAATCGTCAACGGCCCCTTGCGCAAGGCGGCGTACTGAATGCCCGCCATCACCCTGCGTACCGGATTGTTGACCACGTCGTTGAGCGTGACCTTCTGCGCACAGCGCGTAATCAAGCGCACCTGCAAGTGATCCTGCAGATCGTTGCCGACGCCCGGCGCGTCGAGCACGATCTCGATGCCGTGCTGCTTCAACAAGTCGGCCGGTCCCACGCCGGAGAGCTGCAGCAGCTGCGGCGAGTTATACGCGCCGCTGGAGACCAGGATTTCCTTGCGCGCCCGCGCGGTGCGCACGCGACCGTCCTGCTTGTATTCGACCGCCTTCGCGCGCCGCCCTTCGAACAGTATGCGCTGCGCCAGCGCCGAAGTCTCGACGTGCAAATTGCTGCGGCTCTTCGCCGGACGCAGATAGGAGAACGCCGTGCTGGCGCGGCGGCCGCGCCTTGTCGTGGTCTGGAAAAATCCCGCGCCTTCCTGGGTTGCGCCGTTGAAATCGGGATTGGTCGGAATGCCGGTCTCGGCGGCGGCGACGACGAAAGCCTCCGACAGCGGGTCGGCGTGACGCCAGTCGGAAACCGGCAGCGGGCCGCCGCTGCCGTGGTATTTGTCCGGACCGCGCTGTTGGTTCTCGGCCTTCTTGAAATAGGGCAGCACGTCGTCATAGCCCCAGCCGGCATTGCCGCGCTGACGCCAGCGATCGTAATCCTCGTGCTGGCCCCGCACATAGAGCAGGCCGTTGATCGAGCTCGAACCGCCGAGCACTTTTCCGCGCGGCTGGAACACCTGCCTGCCGTTCAAGCCCGGCTCGGGCTCGGTCTGGTACATCCAGTTGACGGATTTCTCCTTGAACAGTTTTCCATAGCCGAGCGGCACGTGGATCCAGAGATTGCTGTCTTTCGGTCCGGCCTCCAGCAGCAAGACAGAATGCTTGCCGTCGGCGCTCAGGCGATTGGCGAGCACGCATCCGGCCGAGCCGGCGCCGACGATGACGTAGTCGAATTCGGCAGCTTCATTGTTCTTGTTCATTTGTTTCCCCGCACGCAACCCGAGAGAGGTAGCGGGGCCGTCACGGGCGGTCAATTGCCTCCCGGTCGCGGGCGGGGAGAAAGCGGTTACGCCGGCTGTTTTGCGAGTTTCAGGAAGTCCGGCGGCCGGCGTTCGGCGAACGCGACAAAGGCCTCGCGCGCCTCGGCGGTTTTCAGGCGTGCCGCGAACTGCTCGCTTTCCGCCTTGATCTGCGCCATGAGAAGCTCCGGATTGCGCATCAGACGTTTCGTCGTGCTGACGGCACCCGCCGGCTGTTTCGCCAGCCGGGATGCCAACGCCTTCGCTTCAGCGTCGAGTTTGTCGAGCGGCACCACCCGGTTGGCGATCCCCCACGCAAACGCGGACCTGGCATCGACGGCGTCACCGAGCGCGAACATTTCGAAGGCGCGCGCATAGCCGATGCGGAGCGGCATCAACAGGCTGGAAGACGCTTCCGGCACCAATGCGAGATTGACGAACGGCGTCGACAGCAGCGCGTTCTCGGCCAGCACGACCAGATCGCAATGCAACAGCATCGTGGTGCCGATGCCGACGGCGCGCCCCTGGACGGCGGCGACCAGTGGGCGGCTCGATTTGGCGAGCGCCTGCAGGAAACGGCCGACATGCCGCTCGCCCTGAACCGCGCCTGTCGCGATGGCGGCGAACTCGCCGACGTCGTTACCTGCGGTGAACATGTCGCCCTCGCCGCGGATCAGGAGGACGCGGACGGATGGATCGGTCTCCGCGCCTTCGATTGCGTTAGCCAGCGCGCCGTACATCGCATTGGTCAGCGCATTCTTCTTGTCGGGGCGGGCCATCGTCAGGCTCAAAATCCCGTCGCTCTTCTCGATCTTGATATGCTCGGTCATTCGTCTTCTCCTCTGGGAAATCTGATTTGCATGGTGGTGAGCCAGCGCGCGACGGCGTCGATCTCGGCGTCCGTAAATCCGTCCGTGAGGCGCGCGTTGACCTCAGCGAGCCCCGCTTTCGACTGCGCCATCGCCGCGCGACCGGCCGGCGTCAGCCAGAGACGCCATGCGCGCCCGTCATCCGGATCGGCCCGCCGCTTGATCAGGTTCGCCGCCGTCATCCGGTCAACGAGCCCGCTGATGCCCGGTGGTCCGAGATCGAGCGCCGCGCCCGCCTCGCCCATCAACACGCCATCGCGCCGACCCAGAATGAACAGCAAACCGGACTGAGCTGCCGTTACCCCGCTGTGCTGGGTTCGCGCCGCCATCCAGCGCTGCAGCCGGCGCTGCGCAACGTTGAGCAGGAACACCAGGCGATGCTCGCGACGTGCGGTCATCAGAAAACCGGGCCAGGGATTTTATTTCGCATGCGAACTATCTACGTTAGCGCCGGACCATTGTCACCATGATTTCTGAATCCTGATCCCCGACAAACGGCGCCGGGGCGCCGCAGCCAGATTAGAAAACTGAAGCATTACCAATGCGCTAGAAGAAAAATCGATTTTCGATTGACGCTTTCAGGTTCCCTCGCCAATCTGCGCCGCCATGAGCAGCATCGGGTTGAGTTTTGGTGAGAACCCTGCCGGCGAACGGCCGCGAAGCCTGACATCCGCCGTTCAGGAGCGGCTGCGCGCGGATATTCTTTCGACTCGGCTGTTGCCCGGCCAGAAGCTGCATATCGCTGGGCTCGCCAAGCAGTTTTCGGTCAGTCTCGCCGCGGTGCGCGAGGCACTGTCGCGGCTGGTCGCCGACGGGCTGGTGCAGGCCTCCGACCAGCGCGGCTTTCGCGTCAGCCCGGTATCATCAGCCGACCTTCGCGACGTGACGCAAACCCGCGTCGATATCGAAGGGCTGGCGCTAAGGCGCTCGATCGAGCGCGGCGACGCGGCATGGCTTGCCTCGGTGGAGAAATCGTTCGCGGCGCTGTGCGCCGTTCCCCACACCTATCCCGACGATCCGACGCATCACTATGAGGAATGGGTGGTGCGGCACCGCGTCTTCCACCGCACGCTGGTGAACGCCT includes these proteins:
- the hemE gene encoding uroporphyrinogen decarboxylase encodes the protein MSQKSAVKPFIEVLSGRRQKVPPAWMMRQAGRYLPEYRELRAKAGSFLDLCFTPEYATEVTLQPIRRFNFDAAIIFSDILVIPYALGRSVRFEAGEGPRLDPLDTPEQVTTLARDADFGKLEPVYEALRRVKRELAPEVALIGFCGAPWTVATYMVAGQGTPDQAPARMMAYRHPEAFAEIIDVLVENSIQYLLGQLEAGADALQIFDTWAGVLPPREFERWSIEPAKRIVAGVRAKAPDAKIIGFPRGASAMLPAYVEATGVNAVSIDWAAEPSMIRERVQSRVAVQGNLDPLALIAGGAALDRAVDDVLANYAAGRLIFNLGHGIQPETPIAHVEQMLKRVRGYKG
- a CDS encoding choline dehydrogenase; amino-acid sequence: MNKNNEAAEFDYVIVGAGSAGCVLANRLSADGKHSVLLLEAGPKDSNLWIHVPLGYGKLFKEKSVNWMYQTEPEPGLNGRQVFQPRGKVLGGSSSINGLLYVRGQHEDYDRWRQRGNAGWGYDDVLPYFKKAENQQRGPDKYHGSGGPLPVSDWRHADPLSEAFVVAAAETGIPTNPDFNGATQEGAGFFQTTTRRGRRASTAFSYLRPAKSRSNLHVETSALAQRILFEGRRAKAVEYKQDGRVRTARARKEILVSSGAYNSPQLLQLSGVGPADLLKQHGIEIVLDAPGVGNDLQDHLQVRLITRCAQKVTLNDVVNNPVRRVMAGIQYAALRKGPLTIAAGTSGAFFKTSPRLASPDIQIHFLPFSTDKMGEKLHALSGFTASVCQLRPESRGSLRIKSADASVPPEIRINYLATETDRRAFIDGIRILRKILAAPALKAYAVAEVDPGPKVQSDDELLDFCRRTGSTVYHPTSTCRMGSDALAVVDQRLRVRGIEGLRVVDASVMPDLMSGNTNAPTIMIAEKASDMILEDAR
- a CDS encoding enoyl-CoA hydratase, whose translation is MTEHIKIEKSDGILSLTMARPDKKNALTNAMYGALANAIEGAETDPSVRVLLIRGEGDMFTAGNDVGEFAAIATGAVQGERHVGRFLQALAKSSRPLVAAVQGRAVGIGTTMLLHCDLVVLAENALLSTPFVNLALVPEASSSLLMPLRIGYARAFEMFALGDAVDARSAFAWGIANRVVPLDKLDAEAKALASRLAKQPAGAVSTTKRLMRNPELLMAQIKAESEQFAARLKTAEAREAFVAFAERRPPDFLKLAKQPA
- a CDS encoding MarR family winged helix-turn-helix transcriptional regulator; amino-acid sequence: MTARREHRLVFLLNVAQRRLQRWMAARTQHSGVTAAQSGLLFILGRRDGVLMGEAGAALDLGPPGISGLVDRMTAANLIKRRADPDDGRAWRLWLTPAGRAAMAQSKAGLAEVNARLTDGFTDAEIDAVARWLTTMQIRFPRGEDE
- a CDS encoding GntR family transcriptional regulator, whose translation is MSSIGLSFGENPAGERPRSLTSAVQERLRADILSTRLLPGQKLHIAGLAKQFSVSLAAVREALSRLVADGLVQASDQRGFRVSPVSSADLRDVTQTRVDIEGLALRRSIERGDAAWLASVEKSFAALCAVPHTYPDDPTHHYEEWVVRHRVFHRTLVNACGSQWLLGFRDVLHEQSERYRRLAIRRNSEKSRNVEAEHAAIVRATLKRDADAAVAALSKHFMTTMHLVELATPKTFGGGDTA